In a genomic window of Syntrophales bacterium:
- a CDS encoding NADH oxidase: protein MRPEELDILFEPIVVGKMELKNRLVMAPMGTGYGGRDGFVSDRIAAYLAARARGGIGLVTVEVAYIHRLGRAGLGGELAITDDKYIPGL, encoded by the coding sequence ATGAGACCAGAGGAACTTGACATCCTTTTTGAACCAATTGTCGTTGGTAAGATGGAGTTGAAGAACCGTCTCGTCATGGCCCCTATGGGAACGGGTTATGGAGGAAGAGATGGATTTGTAAGTGACAGGATTGCCGCCTATCTTGCGGCGAGGGCGAGAGGGGGAATCGGGCTGGTAACCGTAGAAGTAGCATATATACACAGGCTGGGAAGGGCCGGCCTGGGCGGAGAACTGGCTATAACCGATGATAAGTACATTCCTGGCCTGAG